A single region of the Hyalangium ruber genome encodes:
- a CDS encoding zinc-dependent alcohol dehydrogenase family protein, translated as MKAARFAAFGAPLEVIQVVDEDPGSLAPGEALVEVLATPIHPSDIATIGGLYGVLPKLPAVPGNEGVGRVVKVEGEAAVKPGDTVFLPLGAGTWRTHIKTKAQRLLPVPPGANLHQMAMLSINPPTAELMLREFVKLERGEWLIQNAANSAVGRNLISLAKLEGIKTINVVRRSDVAQELKALGADVVLEDGEDLPKRVREATGGAPLKLAIDAVAGSATLRLGEAVSPGATVVNYGSMSLKAPSLSPAALIFKNVTLRGFWLVHWMNTTPREAQMALMSRMAKLVMDGTLSVPVDATFPLENIHEALARAISGGRQGKVLLTPVKA; from the coding sequence ATGAAAGCAGCACGCTTCGCGGCCTTTGGCGCACCCTTGGAGGTCATCCAGGTGGTGGATGAGGATCCTGGTTCCCTGGCGCCCGGAGAGGCGCTCGTGGAGGTGCTGGCCACGCCCATCCACCCCTCGGACATCGCGACGATCGGTGGACTGTACGGCGTGCTGCCGAAGCTGCCGGCGGTGCCCGGCAACGAGGGCGTGGGCCGCGTGGTGAAGGTCGAGGGCGAGGCGGCGGTGAAGCCGGGAGACACCGTCTTCCTGCCCCTGGGCGCGGGCACGTGGCGCACGCACATCAAGACCAAGGCCCAGCGCCTGCTGCCCGTTCCTCCCGGAGCGAACCTGCACCAGATGGCGATGCTCTCCATCAACCCGCCCACCGCGGAGCTGATGCTGCGGGAATTCGTCAAGCTGGAGCGCGGTGAGTGGCTCATCCAGAACGCGGCCAACTCGGCGGTGGGTCGCAACCTCATCTCGCTGGCGAAGCTCGAGGGCATCAAGACGATCAACGTGGTGCGACGCTCGGACGTGGCGCAGGAGCTGAAGGCGCTGGGCGCCGACGTGGTGTTGGAGGACGGGGAGGACCTGCCCAAGCGCGTGCGCGAGGCGACGGGAGGGGCTCCGCTGAAGCTGGCGATCGACGCGGTGGCGGGCTCGGCGACCTTGCGACTGGGCGAGGCGGTGTCGCCTGGGGCCACGGTGGTGAACTACGGCTCGATGAGCCTCAAGGCGCCGAGCCTCTCGCCGGCGGCGCTCATCTTCAAGAACGTGACGCTGCGCGGCTTCTGGCTGGTGCATTGGATGAACACGACGCCGCGCGAGGCCCAGATGGCGCTCATGTCTCGGATGGCGAAGCTGGTGATGGACGGCACGCTGAGCGTGCCGGTGGATGCCACCTTCCCGCTGGAGAACATCCACGAGGCGCTGGCGCGGGCCATCTCGGGTGGGCGCCAGGGCAAGGTGCTGCTGACTCCGGTGAAGGCCTGA
- a CDS encoding glucose 1-dehydrogenase, producing MPGRVEGKVALVTGAASGLGAAAARMLVREGARVALTDVNEEAGQALAKELGMTARFWRLDVTREEDWVAVVDSVLATFDRLDVLVNNAGIGIAKDVEALSLQEWRHVNAVNLDGVFLGCKHGIRAMKQCGAKGSIINMSSVAGLVGAPSLPGYCASKGGVRLLTKSVALHCAKQGYGIRCNSVHPVFVDTPMVDSLASLKGDPAVGKQHMAKNIPIGRLGEPDEVAYAIIYLASDESRLMTGSEVILDGGATAQ from the coding sequence ATGCCAGGACGAGTCGAAGGCAAGGTGGCGCTGGTCACGGGAGCGGCGTCGGGGCTGGGGGCCGCGGCGGCGCGGATGCTGGTGCGCGAGGGCGCGCGGGTGGCGCTGACGGATGTGAACGAGGAGGCGGGTCAGGCGCTGGCGAAAGAGCTGGGCATGACGGCGCGCTTCTGGCGCCTGGACGTCACTCGGGAGGAGGACTGGGTGGCCGTGGTGGATTCGGTGCTCGCGACGTTCGACCGGCTGGACGTGCTGGTGAACAACGCGGGCATCGGCATCGCCAAGGACGTGGAGGCGCTGAGCCTTCAGGAGTGGCGCCATGTGAACGCGGTGAACCTGGATGGGGTCTTCCTGGGGTGCAAGCACGGCATCCGCGCCATGAAGCAGTGCGGCGCGAAGGGCTCCATCATCAACATGAGCTCCGTGGCGGGGCTGGTGGGGGCACCTTCCCTGCCTGGCTACTGCGCGAGCAAGGGCGGTGTCCGGCTGCTGACCAAGTCGGTGGCGCTGCACTGCGCGAAGCAGGGCTACGGCATCCGCTGCAACTCCGTGCATCCGGTGTTCGTGGACACGCCGATGGTGGACTCGCTGGCGAGCCTGAAGGGCGATCCCGCCGTGGGGAAGCAGCACATGGCCAAGAACATCCCGATCGGCCGACTTGGAGAGCCGGATGAGGTGGCCTACGCCATCATCTACCTGGCCTCGGATGAGTCGCGGCTGATGACGGGCTCGGAGGTCATCCTGGACGGCGGCGCCACCGCGCAGTGA
- a CDS encoding M15 family metallopeptidase — MARLPDGKSYPFDDGRAKSFEEKLEAADLEDTFSIPYRTGPIAPVTRENEDPGRIRFDPLFHAAYGATQEQVDVVDITFLGQKLKVHRKVAPVFSRVEKRLEAVLKQEPSLRPYLTKVGGTFNWRNIANTNRQSAHSYGVSIDLNVTRSHYWEWAKPKHPVKWANQIPQVIVDAFEAEGFIWGGRWYHYDTMHFEYRPELLDPACRAE; from the coding sequence ATGGCGCGGCTGCCCGACGGCAAGTCGTACCCGTTCGATGACGGGCGCGCGAAGTCCTTCGAGGAGAAGCTCGAAGCTGCTGACTTGGAGGACACCTTCTCCATTCCCTACCGCACGGGCCCCATCGCGCCCGTGACGCGGGAGAACGAGGACCCAGGGCGTATCCGCTTCGATCCGTTGTTCCACGCGGCCTATGGAGCCACCCAGGAGCAGGTGGATGTGGTGGACATCACATTCCTGGGCCAGAAGCTGAAGGTGCATCGCAAGGTCGCGCCTGTGTTCTCGCGGGTGGAGAAGCGGCTCGAGGCAGTGCTGAAGCAGGAGCCCTCGCTGCGGCCGTACCTGACGAAGGTGGGAGGCACATTCAACTGGCGGAACATCGCGAACACGAACCGCCAGAGCGCGCACTCCTACGGAGTGTCCATCGATCTGAACGTGACGCGCTCACACTACTGGGAGTGGGCGAAGCCGAAGCACCCAGTGAAGTGGGCGAACCAGATCCCCCAGGTCATCGTGGATGCGTTCGAGGCCGAGGGCTTCATCTGGGGAGGGCGCTGGTACCACTACGACACGATGCACTTCGAGTACCGGCCGGAGCTGCTCGACCCAGCGTGCCGGGCCGAGTGA
- a CDS encoding protein kinase domain-containing protein: MSQEHDGADSPLGSNDTVVPASGTGSVAARVQEELFAGRYLLLGLIGRGGMGAVYRAQDTLVGDVVALKMLELDEGRGRDLLERFRREVRLARRISHPNVARTHDLGEHAGHLFLTMEYVEGEDLQSLLRRERVLSPARAARIALAVCEGLVAAHAAGVVHRDLKPANVLVERSGRVVLTDFGIARAMAGETASRTQGMVGTPMYMAPEQLSGGEVEARSDLYAVGLLLFEMLTGEAPFTGESPMAVAFARLRQPPPDPAGRPGVPDALAEWVRRCLAREPEERPSGTQEVASALRAWLASVGEAVELPGPAASPATGVSGAAMVTPRGTSQSGGWGTQISTGSGGYTPRTMLRAGEQGLAVLPLRFMGPREQEFLGDAVTEGLIDVLSRTRGVRVQGSGATARFRSERDPRVVGRELEVGYVADGAVQSMGAQVRASLRLVEVASGIQLWSGRFEDSGEDLFALQDRLAQRMAEALRQELLIATYSSAATPEVLARYRQVLAQAHSAPRVLHEQVILPLEECLARSPGFVPAVALHAVASMRAWFMRLADQTVDWSAVGRASVERASQQAPEVVETLLARGMLATQEGDWRTAVVALRSALASAPTYAAALQYLGSLQCEAGRADEGLPRLQLAYELDPGMASALYEIARCSALRGKREEYQKTVERLMTYPFLRMPTLLLRMRVAAWFRDVEELQRCGAALQDEPQNMTLNASMFVAAALEEESPDRAVEQFDRVLQGRVSPRFVSMMCQLATEILCLSGQAERAMGYFQRAADTALIDLEWIDRCPALVPLRTLPGFTEARFKVRTRVEAIWTA, from the coding sequence GTGTCCCAGGAACATGACGGAGCCGATAGCCCGCTGGGCAGCAACGATACCGTGGTGCCCGCGTCGGGTACGGGGAGCGTGGCGGCCAGGGTCCAGGAAGAGCTCTTCGCCGGGCGCTACCTGCTGCTGGGATTGATTGGCCGCGGGGGCATGGGCGCGGTGTACCGGGCGCAGGACACGCTGGTCGGGGATGTGGTCGCGCTGAAGATGCTGGAGCTGGACGAGGGCCGGGGGCGCGATCTGCTGGAGCGCTTCCGCCGCGAGGTCCGGCTGGCCCGGCGCATCTCCCACCCCAACGTGGCGCGCACGCATGACCTGGGCGAGCACGCGGGGCACCTCTTCCTCACGATGGAGTACGTGGAGGGAGAGGATCTGCAGTCGCTGCTGAGGCGGGAGCGGGTGCTTTCGCCAGCGAGGGCGGCGCGCATCGCGCTGGCGGTGTGCGAGGGGTTGGTGGCGGCGCACGCGGCGGGGGTGGTGCATCGAGACCTGAAGCCCGCCAACGTGCTGGTGGAGCGGAGCGGCCGCGTGGTGCTCACCGACTTCGGCATCGCCCGGGCGATGGCGGGGGAGACAGCCTCGCGTACGCAGGGCATGGTGGGCACGCCCATGTACATGGCGCCCGAGCAGTTGTCGGGCGGCGAGGTGGAGGCGCGCTCGGATCTCTACGCGGTGGGGCTGCTGCTCTTCGAGATGCTCACGGGCGAAGCGCCGTTCACGGGGGAGTCTCCGATGGCGGTGGCCTTCGCGCGGTTGCGGCAGCCGCCGCCGGACCCCGCGGGGCGGCCTGGGGTGCCGGACGCGCTCGCGGAGTGGGTGCGGCGGTGCCTGGCGCGTGAGCCGGAAGAGCGGCCGTCGGGGACGCAGGAGGTTGCCTCGGCGCTTCGCGCATGGCTGGCCTCGGTGGGAGAGGCGGTGGAGCTTCCGGGCCCTGCCGCTTCGCCCGCGACGGGAGTGTCCGGGGCGGCGATGGTGACGCCTCGGGGGACGTCCCAGTCCGGCGGGTGGGGAACGCAGATCAGCACGGGCTCGGGTGGGTACACGCCTCGGACGATGCTGCGCGCGGGAGAGCAGGGGCTGGCGGTGCTGCCGCTGCGCTTCATGGGGCCTCGGGAGCAGGAGTTCCTCGGGGACGCGGTGACCGAGGGGTTGATCGACGTGCTGTCGCGGACGCGGGGCGTCCGGGTCCAGGGGAGCGGGGCCACCGCACGCTTTCGCAGCGAGCGGGATCCGCGCGTGGTGGGGCGGGAGCTGGAAGTGGGGTACGTGGCGGATGGGGCGGTGCAGAGCATGGGTGCTCAGGTGCGTGCCTCGCTGCGGTTGGTGGAGGTGGCCTCGGGCATCCAGTTGTGGAGCGGCCGCTTCGAGGACTCGGGCGAGGATCTCTTCGCGCTGCAGGATCGGCTGGCGCAGCGGATGGCGGAGGCGCTGCGCCAGGAGTTGCTCATCGCCACGTACAGCAGCGCGGCCACGCCGGAGGTGCTGGCGCGATACCGACAGGTGCTCGCCCAGGCGCATTCGGCGCCTCGGGTCCTTCATGAGCAGGTGATTCTCCCCTTGGAGGAATGCCTCGCGCGGAGTCCAGGTTTCGTGCCAGCGGTGGCGCTGCATGCCGTGGCTTCCATGAGGGCGTGGTTCATGCGCCTGGCGGATCAGACGGTCGACTGGTCCGCCGTGGGCCGCGCCAGCGTCGAGCGGGCCAGCCAGCAGGCGCCCGAGGTGGTCGAGACGCTGCTGGCTCGGGGCATGCTGGCGACCCAGGAGGGAGACTGGCGAACGGCCGTGGTGGCGCTGCGGTCCGCGCTGGCCTCGGCGCCCACCTATGCGGCGGCGCTGCAGTACCTGGGGAGCCTGCAGTGCGAAGCAGGGCGCGCCGACGAGGGCCTGCCTCGTCTGCAATTGGCCTACGAGCTGGATCCCGGGATGGCCAGCGCCCTGTACGAGATCGCCCGCTGCAGCGCGCTGCGCGGCAAGAGGGAGGAGTATCAGAAGACCGTAGAGCGGCTGATGACCTATCCGTTCTTGCGGATGCCGACGCTCCTGCTGCGGATGCGTGTGGCCGCGTGGTTCCGGGACGTCGAGGAGCTCCAACGCTGCGGCGCCGCTCTGCAGGATGAGCCTCAGAACATGACGCTCAACGCGAGCATGTTCGTGGCGGCGGCGCTGGAGGAGGAGTCTCCGGACCGAGCGGTGGAGCAGTTCGACAGGGTGCTGCAGGGGAGGGTGAGCCCACGGTTCGTGTCGATGATGTGTCAGCTCGCCACGGAGATCCTGTGCCTTTCGGGGCAGGCGGAGCGCGCGATGGGGTACTTCCAGCGCGCGGCGGACACGGCGCTCATCGACCTGGAGTGGATCGATCGCTGCCCGGCGCTCGTGCCGCTGCGGACGCTGCCGGGCTTTACCGAGGCGCGCTTCAAGGTGCGCACCCGGGTCGAGGCCATCTGGACGGCATGA